A portion of the Streptococcus urinalis 2285-97 genome contains these proteins:
- a CDS encoding Cof-type HAD-IIB family hydrolase, whose translation MNIKGIVFFDLDGTLLNSDSHISTDNQLALKQLKANGYLPVIATGRSIIEISDIIQESGINSVAMLNGMVVQVDGKIVFEESISPQDISKALKIAESLGEGIAYYTPEKIIISTDSPGLKAHFHYFNGQLPKIDHDFYLHKAVNMILVGGSQKENDHLFPEAISELRFLRNSPYSIDVVKKGFHKGTGVAIIKDKLNANQLPTYAFGDGANDIDLLKAVDFPIAMANAIQELKEMAVFETHDHNQDGIRYGLEHFGLI comes from the coding sequence ATGAATATAAAAGGAATAGTCTTTTTTGACTTAGATGGCACATTATTAAACTCAGATTCTCATATTTCAACCGACAATCAATTAGCTTTAAAGCAACTGAAAGCTAATGGTTATTTACCAGTAATTGCAACTGGCAGATCAATAATTGAAATTTCAGATATTATTCAAGAATCGGGTATCAACTCAGTAGCAATGTTGAATGGCATGGTTGTTCAAGTGGATGGCAAAATTGTTTTTGAAGAAAGCATTTCACCACAAGATATCAGTAAAGCCCTAAAAATTGCTGAGAGTCTAGGTGAAGGTATTGCCTACTACACGCCTGAAAAAATTATTATTTCAACTGATAGTCCTGGTCTGAAGGCTCATTTCCATTATTTCAATGGCCAATTACCAAAAATTGATCATGATTTTTATCTCCATAAAGCTGTTAATATGATTTTAGTTGGAGGTTCTCAAAAAGAAAATGATCATTTATTTCCTGAAGCTATTTCAGAATTGAGATTTTTGAGAAATAGTCCCTATTCCATTGATGTGGTTAAAAAAGGATTTCATAAAGGTACAGGGGTAGCCATTATTAAAGACAAACTAAATGCTAATCAACTTCCAACATATGCATTTGGAGATGGTGCCAATGACATTGATTTACTAAAGGCCGTTGATTTTCCAATTGCAATGGCAAACGCTATTCAAGAGCTTAAAGAAATGGCTGTTTTTGAAACGCATGACCATAATCAAGATGGTATAAGATATGGCTTAGAACACTTTGGATTAATATAA
- a CDS encoding UDP-N-acetylmuramoyl-tripeptide--D-alanyl-D-alanine ligase, with amino-acid sequence MKITIGEVAKVVGASNNLSDLEDIALNNIEFDSRLISKGDLFLPLKGVRDGHDFIDTAFENGAMITFSERDIPNHPYILVDDCLEAFQKLAKYYLEKLRVDVIAVTGSNGKTTTKDMIAAILETTYKTYKTQGNYNNEIGLPYTVCHMPDDTEKIVLEMGQDHFGDIHLLSTIAEPRISVVTLIGEAHLEFFGSREKIAEGKMQISDGMDSDGIVIVPGDPIINPYLPENQKVIRFGEGEELFVSKLEEEKESLKFKSNVLDQEIMLPITGKYNATNAMIAACVGKLLVVSDSDIKEALETITITGNRTEWKKASNGADILSDVYNANPTAMRLILETFSTIDKNENGRKIAVLADMKELGKDSKELHTQLITALNPEKIDHLIFYGKDIAELAQLASQMYPIGHVYYFKKDDGVDQYEEMEKHIQELLKSEDQILFKGSHSMYLDQIVDDLTK; translated from the coding sequence ATGAAAATAACAATAGGTGAAGTTGCAAAAGTTGTTGGGGCTTCTAATAATCTATCAGACTTAGAAGACATCGCACTGAATAATATCGAATTTGATAGCCGTCTAATTTCAAAAGGAGATCTTTTTCTGCCCTTAAAAGGTGTTAGAGATGGTCATGACTTTATAGATACTGCTTTTGAAAATGGTGCTATGATCACTTTTTCTGAGAGAGATATTCCAAATCATCCTTATATTCTTGTTGATGATTGCTTAGAAGCATTTCAAAAACTAGCAAAATATTATCTTGAAAAATTACGTGTAGATGTCATCGCAGTAACAGGTTCAAATGGAAAAACCACTACAAAAGATATGATTGCAGCTATTCTTGAAACAACCTATAAAACCTACAAAACACAAGGTAATTATAATAATGAAATTGGGTTACCTTATACAGTTTGCCATATGCCTGATGACACAGAGAAAATCGTTCTTGAGATGGGTCAAGACCATTTTGGCGATATTCACCTTTTATCAACTATTGCCGAGCCAAGAATTTCAGTTGTAACCCTAATTGGTGAAGCACACTTAGAATTTTTCGGTAGTCGTGAAAAAATTGCTGAAGGTAAAATGCAAATAAGTGATGGTATGGATTCAGACGGTATTGTCATTGTTCCAGGTGATCCTATTATTAATCCTTATTTACCTGAAAATCAAAAAGTGATTCGTTTTGGAGAAGGAGAAGAACTTTTTGTTTCAAAATTAGAAGAAGAAAAAGAGTCATTAAAATTTAAGTCAAATGTACTTGATCAAGAGATAATGCTTCCAATCACAGGAAAATATAATGCAACTAATGCTATGATTGCTGCATGTGTTGGAAAACTCTTAGTGGTTAGTGATTCTGATATTAAAGAAGCTCTAGAAACCATAACCATTACTGGCAATCGAACAGAATGGAAAAAAGCTAGTAATGGTGCTGATATTTTATCAGATGTCTACAATGCCAATCCAACTGCCATGAGACTTATTTTAGAAACCTTTTCAACGATTGACAAAAATGAAAATGGTCGAAAGATTGCCGTTCTGGCTGATATGAAAGAATTAGGGAAGGATTCCAAAGAACTCCATACCCAATTAATAACGGCCCTAAATCCTGAAAAAATTGATCATCTTATTTTTTACGGAAAAGATATTGCAGAATTAGCTCAATTAGCAAGTCAAATGTATCCTATTGGTCATGTTTATTATTTCAAAAAAGATGATGGTGTGGACCAATATGAAGAAATGGAAAAACATATTCAGGAGCTCTTAAAATCGGAAGATCAGATTTTATTTAAAGGAAGTCATTCTATGTATCTAGATCAAATCGTTGATGATTTAACAAAATAG
- a CDS encoding YwaF family protein, with amino-acid sequence MTHFLTTSQVPIPVISPIFYSLMIITLIVLTFLSLKHYKKQRYHVFFKKLQIIQMLTLYLWYLGAHISLSESLPFYHCRIAMFVLLFMPDRRRLKLYFAFLGLIGATCAICHPILDPYKLPHITTVSYLVGHYALYVNALVYLLTYYQANQLNFEFVLKTTLVMNIGLIFVNLLTGGNYGFLKTSPIVNSQKIGFNYMIVSLVLICSIVLCNNFFKRNYSIYLKMTNED; translated from the coding sequence ATGACACATTTTTTAACAACAAGTCAAGTGCCAATTCCTGTAATCTCACCTATTTTTTATAGTTTGATGATTATCACGTTAATTGTATTAACGTTTTTGTCTTTAAAACACTATAAAAAACAGCGCTATCACGTCTTTTTTAAAAAGCTTCAAATCATTCAAATGCTGACGCTTTATTTATGGTATTTAGGTGCTCATATTTCTTTATCAGAGAGCCTCCCTTTTTACCATTGTCGAATAGCAATGTTTGTTCTACTTTTTATGCCAGATCGTCGAAGACTAAAACTCTATTTTGCTTTCTTAGGTTTGATTGGAGCAACTTGTGCTATTTGTCATCCCATATTAGATCCCTATAAATTACCACACATCACAACGGTTTCGTATTTAGTCGGACATTACGCTTTATATGTTAATGCTTTAGTATATTTATTAACTTATTATCAAGCTAATCAATTGAATTTTGAGTTTGTTCTAAAAACAACTTTGGTAATGAATATAGGTCTTATTTTTGTAAACCTTTTAACTGGTGGTAACTATGGTTTCTTAAAGACAAGTCCAATTGTAAATAGTCAAAAAATTGGGTTTAATTATATGATCGTTTCATTAGTCTTAATTTGTAGTATTGTTTTATGTAATAACTTTTTCAAAAGAAACTATAGCATTTATCTTAAGATGACAAATGAAGATTAA
- a CDS encoding tRNA1(Val) (adenine(37)-N6)-methyltransferase codes for MDKINLYKGERIDQLFSTDVKIIQNKDVFSYSIDSVLLSRFPKFPSKGLIVDLCSGNGAVGLFASTRTKAPIVEIEIQERLADMANRSIHLNQLDNQVRMIHADLKNLLDYVPRSGVDLILCNPPYFKDHETSIKNNSEYYLLARHEITTNLEEICQVSRHALKTNGRLALVHRPDRFLDIIDTLKKYNLAPKRVQFVYPKQTKEANLLLIEAIKDGSLSGFKILPPLFVHKENGDYTDEIHRIYFGKTEKDEKNNSNH; via the coding sequence ATGGACAAAATTAACCTATATAAAGGAGAACGGATAGATCAACTGTTCTCAACTGACGTTAAAATTATTCAGAATAAAGATGTTTTTAGTTATTCAATTGATAGTGTACTGCTTTCACGTTTTCCTAAATTTCCCTCAAAAGGACTCATTGTTGATCTTTGTTCTGGAAATGGAGCTGTTGGATTATTTGCTAGCACAAGAACAAAAGCACCTATTGTTGAAATTGAAATCCAAGAACGCTTAGCTGATATGGCCAACCGTTCAATCCATTTAAATCAACTTGACAATCAAGTTAGAATGATTCATGCAGATTTAAAGAACTTATTAGATTATGTTCCTAGGTCTGGTGTTGACCTTATTCTTTGTAATCCACCCTACTTTAAAGACCATGAAACATCCATCAAAAATAATTCTGAATATTATTTATTAGCAAGGCATGAAATCACAACAAACTTAGAAGAAATTTGCCAAGTAAGTCGTCATGCCTTAAAAACAAATGGCCGTTTAGCTTTGGTACATAGACCTGATCGTTTTTTAGACATTATTGATACCTTAAAAAAGTATAATCTTGCTCCTAAACGTGTCCAATTTGTTTACCCGAAACAGACAAAAGAGGCTAATCTCCTTCTGATTGAGGCAATCAAAGATGGCTCCTTATCTGGATTTAAAATTTTACCACCATTATTTGTTCACAAAGAAAATGGTGACTATACAGACGAAATTCATCGCATTTATTTTGGAAAGACTGAAAAAGATGAAAAAAACAATTCTAATCACTAA
- a CDS encoding KUP/HAK/KT family potassium transporter has translation MSCPDRPTFDKATKAGFIIALGIVYGDIGTSPLYTMQSLVENQGGLKSVSESFVVGSISLIIWTLTLITTIKYVMIALKADNHHEGGIFSLYTLVRRMSKWLMVPAIIGGATLLSDGALTPAVTVTSAIEGLKAVPSLNPIYQNQINVILTTLVILTLLFSIQRFGTGFIGRIFGPVMLLWFGFLGVTGFFNSLDYLPIFKAINPWYAIKLLVSPENQRGIFILGSIFLATTGAEALYSDLGHVGRGNIHVSWPFVKICIILSYCGQGAWVLNHKNSGIELNPFFASIPSQLTLAAVILATLAAIIASQALISGSFTLVSEAIRLKISPLLRVTYPGTNLGQLYIPVINWMLYIITSCIVLFFQTSEHMEAAYGLAITITMLMTTILLTAYLIHQGMKKPLAILVMSFFAIIEFVFFLASVVKFMHGGYVVVLIALAIVFIMFIWYEGTQIVNKYVKSLDLNDYKEQLNHLRNDNRVSLYQTNVVYLTNRISGSYIDRSILYSILDKLPKRAHVYWFVNVKVTDEPYTAQYKVDMLDTDYIVCVELYLGFRMRQSVPRYLRTIVRDLMDQGRLPKQTQDYSISPGREVGDFKFILLDERISNAHQLKPFERFVMQTKASIKHITSTPKRWFGLQFSEVTTEIVPLVLSDVKNLPIIERVQNDKKV, from the coding sequence ATGTCTTGTCCTGATCGTCCTACTTTTGATAAGGCTACAAAAGCAGGATTTATTATTGCTCTGGGTATTGTATATGGTGATATTGGAACAAGTCCTTTATACACGATGCAATCCTTAGTTGAGAACCAAGGTGGTTTAAAATCAGTCTCAGAATCATTTGTGGTGGGGTCAATCTCACTTATCATTTGGACTCTAACACTTATCACAACTATCAAATATGTAATGATTGCCTTGAAAGCAGATAATCATCATGAAGGAGGGATTTTTTCTCTATATACCTTAGTTCGAAGAATGTCTAAATGGCTTATGGTACCAGCCATTATTGGAGGAGCTACACTACTTTCTGATGGTGCATTGACACCAGCGGTCACAGTAACATCTGCAATAGAAGGCTTAAAAGCAGTACCAAGTTTAAATCCAATATATCAGAATCAAATCAATGTTATCTTAACAACTCTGGTCATTTTGACATTACTGTTTAGTATACAAAGGTTTGGGACAGGTTTTATTGGCCGTATTTTTGGACCAGTAATGCTATTATGGTTTGGTTTTCTTGGGGTAACAGGATTTTTTAATAGTTTAGATTACCTTCCAATCTTTAAGGCAATTAATCCTTGGTATGCCATCAAGCTGTTGGTAAGTCCAGAAAATCAACGTGGTATTTTCATTTTGGGTTCTATTTTTCTTGCTACAACTGGTGCCGAAGCTCTTTATTCTGATTTGGGCCATGTTGGACGAGGTAACATCCATGTGAGTTGGCCTTTTGTAAAGATATGTATTATCTTATCCTATTGTGGACAAGGTGCATGGGTACTCAATCATAAGAATAGTGGAATTGAGTTAAATCCTTTTTTTGCTAGTATACCAAGTCAATTGACATTAGCAGCGGTTATACTTGCAACTTTAGCAGCTATAATAGCCTCACAAGCTTTGATTTCAGGATCATTTACATTAGTGTCTGAAGCTATTCGTCTAAAAATTAGTCCACTATTAAGAGTAACTTATCCAGGTACTAATCTTGGACAACTATATATTCCAGTGATTAACTGGATGCTTTATATTATCACTTCATGTATTGTTTTATTTTTCCAAACTTCTGAGCATATGGAGGCTGCATACGGTTTAGCCATAACGATCACAATGTTAATGACAACAATTTTGTTAACAGCATATCTAATTCATCAAGGAATGAAAAAACCACTAGCAATATTAGTGATGTCTTTCTTTGCTATTATAGAATTTGTCTTCTTTTTAGCTTCAGTTGTTAAATTTATGCACGGTGGTTATGTTGTTGTTCTCATTGCATTAGCTATAGTCTTTATTATGTTTATTTGGTACGAAGGTACTCAAATTGTTAATAAATATGTTAAATCTTTAGATTTAAATGACTACAAGGAACAATTAAATCATCTCAGAAATGATAATCGTGTCAGTCTCTATCAAACTAATGTGGTTTATTTAACAAATCGTATTAGTGGTTCTTATATTGATAGATCGATTTTGTATTCTATATTAGATAAATTACCAAAAAGGGCACATGTGTATTGGTTTGTCAATGTTAAAGTGACAGATGAACCTTATACTGCTCAATATAAGGTTGATATGCTTGATACCGATTATATTGTTTGTGTAGAACTTTATCTTGGATTTAGAATGCGGCAATCAGTACCACGATATCTCAGAACGATTGTTCGTGATTTAATGGACCAAGGGCGTTTGCCAAAGCAAACACAAGATTACTCTATTAGCCCTGGTCGTGAAGTAGGTGATTTTAAATTTATTTTACTTGATGAAAGAATTTCAAATGCTCATCAACTAAAACCATTTGAACGTTTTGTCATGCAAACTAAAGCAAGTATCAAACATATCACTTCAACACCTAAGCGATGGTTTGGTTTACAATTTTCAGAAGTTACTACTGAAATTGTTCCGCTTGTTTTGTCAGATGTTAAAAATTTACCAATTATTGAACGGGTTCAAAATGATAAAAAAGTATAG
- a CDS encoding GIY-YIG nuclease family protein, whose translation MPYMYVLECSDGTLYTGYTTDLEKRINTHNSGKGAKYTKSRLPVTLIYHEFFETKNEAMSAEALFKKRKNRQEKLDYIKAHQTK comes from the coding sequence ATGCCATACATGTACGTACTTGAATGTTCTGACGGGACACTTTATACTGGTTACACAACTGATTTAGAAAAAAGAATAAACACACACAATTCTGGAAAAGGAGCAAAATACACCAAGTCTCGTTTACCAGTTACTTTAATTTACCATGAGTTTTTTGAAACAAAAAATGAAGCTATGTCAGCAGAAGCCTTATTTAAAAAAAGAAAAAATCGACAGGAAAAATTAGACTATATTAAAGCACATCAAACGAAATGA
- a CDS encoding peptide chain release factor 3, giving the protein MSIQDEIKKRRTFAIISHPDAGKTTITEQLLYFGGEIREAGTVKGKKTGNFAKSDWMDIEKQRGISVTSSVMQFDYAGKRVNILDTPGHEDFSEDTYRTLMAVDAAVMVVDSAKGIEAQTKKLFEVVKHRNIPVFTFINKLDRDGREPLELLEELEEVLGIASYPMNWPIGMGRAFEGLYDLHNERLELYKGDQRFASISEGDNLFANNPFFEQAKEDIELLTEAGNDFSEKAILEGDLTPVFFGSALTNFGVQTFLDTFLEFAPEPHGHKTVDGNEIDPLDKDFSGFVFKIQANMDPRHRDRIAFVRIVSGEFERGMSVQLPRTGKSAKLSTVTQFMAESRENVENAVAGDIIGVYDTGTYQVGDTLTVGKNKYEFEPLPTFTPEIFMKVSPKNVMKQKPFHKGIEQLVQEGAIQLYKNYQTGEYMLGAVGQLQFEVFKHRMEGEYNAEVVMTPMGKKTVRWIDPEDLDERMSSSRNILANDRFDHPVFLFENDFALRWFADKYPDVVLEEKM; this is encoded by the coding sequence ATGTCAATACAAGATGAAATCAAAAAACGTCGAACATTTGCTATCATCTCTCACCCGGATGCTGGTAAAACGACAATTACAGAACAACTTTTATATTTTGGTGGTGAAATTCGTGAAGCAGGTACCGTAAAAGGGAAAAAAACAGGGAATTTTGCCAAGTCTGACTGGATGGATATTGAAAAACAACGTGGTATTTCTGTGACATCTTCAGTGATGCAATTCGACTATGCGGGAAAACGTGTTAATATCTTGGACACACCAGGACATGAAGATTTTTCTGAAGATACCTATCGTACTTTGATGGCAGTGGATGCTGCGGTAATGGTTGTTGACTCTGCAAAAGGGATTGAGGCACAAACGAAAAAACTGTTTGAGGTTGTTAAACATCGAAATATTCCAGTATTTACATTTATTAATAAACTGGATCGTGATGGGCGAGAGCCTTTGGAACTTCTTGAAGAATTGGAAGAAGTGTTGGGAATAGCATCATATCCAATGAATTGGCCAATTGGTATGGGAAGAGCCTTTGAAGGTTTATATGATTTACACAATGAACGTTTGGAACTTTATAAAGGCGACCAACGGTTTGCAAGCATTTCTGAGGGTGATAACCTTTTTGCTAATAATCCTTTCTTTGAACAAGCTAAAGAAGATATCGAATTATTAACAGAAGCTGGAAATGATTTTTCTGAAAAAGCAATACTAGAAGGTGACTTGACACCAGTTTTCTTTGGTTCAGCTTTAACAAATTTTGGTGTTCAAACCTTTTTAGATACTTTCTTAGAGTTTGCACCAGAACCTCATGGTCATAAGACTGTTGATGGGAATGAAATTGACCCACTGGATAAAGATTTTTCAGGATTTGTTTTCAAAATCCAAGCAAATATGGATCCAAGACATAGAGACAGAATCGCTTTTGTTAGGATTGTATCTGGAGAATTTGAACGAGGTATGAGTGTTCAATTACCACGTACTGGTAAATCAGCAAAATTATCAACTGTCACACAATTTATGGCTGAATCTCGTGAAAATGTTGAAAATGCTGTTGCGGGTGATATTATAGGCGTTTATGATACAGGCACTTATCAGGTTGGTGATACCTTAACAGTTGGTAAAAACAAATATGAATTTGAACCACTTCCAACATTTACACCTGAAATTTTTATGAAAGTTTCACCAAAAAATGTTATGAAACAAAAACCCTTCCATAAGGGAATTGAACAATTAGTCCAAGAAGGCGCTATTCAACTATATAAAAACTATCAAACAGGTGAATACATGCTAGGTGCAGTTGGTCAACTTCAATTTGAAGTGTTTAAACATCGTATGGAAGGTGAATATAATGCCGAGGTTGTGATGACTCCTATGGGAAAAAAGACTGTACGCTGGATTGATCCAGAAGACTTAGATGAAAGAATGTCATCATCTCGGAATATCCTAGCAAATGATAGATTTGACCATCCTGTTTTCTTATTTGAGAATGATTTTGCACTCAGATGGTTTGCGGATAAATACCCTGATGTTGTCTTAGAAGAAAAAATGTAA
- a CDS encoding D-alanine--D-alanine ligase codes for MSKQTLILLYGGRSAEREVSVLSAESVMRAINYDHFYVKTVFISKDGEFIKTQEFSKTPSDSEKLMTNESIDRSHLIKASDIYEKDAIVFPVLHGPMGEDGSIQGFLEVLRMPYIGTNILSSSVSMDKITTKYILSTVGIPQVDYIVYLEGDDILQVISQVEEKLVYPVFVKPANMGSSVGISKATNDKELKDAIHLALKYDHRILIEQGVSAREIEVGILGNHEIKTTLPGEVVKEVDFYDYDAKYIDNQITMAIPAHISEDVMTKMRNYAQKAFKALGCCGLSRCDFFLTNDGQVFLNELNTMPGFTQWSMYPLLWENMGLHYSDLIEELVKLAIEMYEKREAHLI; via the coding sequence ATGTCTAAACAAACATTGATTTTGCTATATGGTGGTCGTTCAGCAGAACGTGAGGTTTCTGTATTATCGGCAGAAAGTGTCATGAGAGCCATTAATTATGATCATTTTTATGTTAAAACCGTTTTTATTTCTAAAGATGGTGAATTTATCAAGACACAAGAGTTTTCAAAAACACCTTCTGATAGTGAAAAATTAATGACTAATGAGAGCATTGATAGAAGTCATCTAATAAAAGCCAGTGATATTTATGAAAAAGATGCCATAGTTTTTCCTGTCTTACATGGACCAATGGGAGAAGATGGTTCTATTCAAGGTTTTCTAGAGGTTTTACGGATGCCTTATATTGGAACTAATATTCTATCATCAAGTGTTTCTATGGATAAAATTACAACAAAATATATTTTATCAACAGTTGGTATTCCACAGGTTGATTATATTGTTTATCTTGAAGGTGATGACATTTTACAAGTCATTTCACAAGTTGAAGAAAAGCTTGTTTATCCAGTTTTTGTAAAACCTGCTAATATGGGATCTTCAGTAGGTATTTCAAAAGCAACAAATGATAAAGAATTAAAAGATGCTATTCACTTAGCACTTAAATATGATCATAGAATTCTGATTGAACAAGGTGTTTCTGCAAGAGAGATAGAAGTGGGAATTTTGGGGAACCATGAGATAAAAACAACACTTCCTGGAGAAGTTGTAAAAGAAGTTGACTTTTATGATTATGATGCAAAATATATTGACAATCAAATCACCATGGCAATTCCTGCTCATATTTCTGAAGATGTTATGACCAAAATGCGTAACTATGCTCAAAAAGCCTTTAAAGCTTTAGGTTGTTGTGGTTTATCTCGTTGTGATTTTTTCCTAACTAATGATGGTCAAGTTTTTCTCAATGAATTAAATACAATGCCTGGATTTACGCAATGGTCAATGTATCCACTACTCTGGGAAAATATGGGACTCCATTATTCTGATTTAATTGAAGAATTAGTTAAATTAGCTATAGAAATGTATGAAAAAAGAGAGGCCCACCTCATTTAA
- a CDS encoding DEAD/DEAH box helicase, with protein sequence MKFTELDLSQDIQSAVVRAGFETPSPIQELTIPLAIEGKDVIGQAQTGTGKTAAFGLPTLDKIDVDQNVVQALVIAPTRELAVQSQEELFRFGRDKGVKVRSVFGGSSIEKQIKALRSGAHIVVGTPGRLLDLIKRKALKLKDVKVLILDEADEMLNMGFLEDIEAIISQVPSERQTLLFSATMPDPIKQIGIKFMKNPEHIKIKAKELTNVNVEQFYIRVKEHEKFDTMTRLMDVDQPELSIVFGRTKRRVDELTRGLKIRGFRAEGIHGDLDQNKRLRVIRDFKNDQIDILVATDVAARGLDISGVTHVYNYDIPQDPESYVHRIGRTGRAGKSGQSITFVSPNEMGYLNIIEKLTKKQMKGLKPATAQEAFEAKKKVALKKIEKDFADQAIRENFEKFKGDAVKLASEFSPEELALYVLSLTVQDPDMMPEVEIAREKPLPFKPSGKNGFGSKGKGGRGNRDRRRNGRDNDRKRGGYKGDRRDERSNGKRDFKRTSSKNRKDFEHKDNKRPHRTSSEKKNGFVIRNKGER encoded by the coding sequence TTGAAATTTACAGAATTAGACTTGTCACAAGATATTCAATCAGCTGTTGTTAGAGCTGGTTTTGAGACGCCTTCACCTATTCAGGAATTAACCATTCCACTTGCTATTGAAGGTAAAGATGTTATTGGACAAGCACAAACAGGAACAGGAAAAACCGCAGCTTTTGGATTACCTACATTAGATAAGATTGATGTTGACCAAAATGTTGTTCAAGCACTTGTAATTGCACCAACACGTGAATTAGCGGTGCAAAGTCAAGAAGAATTATTTAGATTTGGTAGAGATAAAGGTGTCAAAGTAAGATCTGTCTTTGGTGGATCAAGTATTGAAAAGCAAATCAAAGCTCTCCGTTCAGGAGCTCATATTGTAGTTGGGACACCAGGGCGTTTATTAGATTTAATTAAACGTAAAGCTTTAAAATTAAAAGACGTGAAAGTTCTTATTTTGGATGAAGCTGATGAAATGTTAAATATGGGATTCCTTGAGGATATTGAAGCAATTATCAGTCAAGTACCTTCTGAAAGACAAACCTTACTTTTTTCAGCAACGATGCCAGACCCTATCAAACAAATTGGTATTAAGTTCATGAAAAATCCTGAACATATCAAGATTAAAGCTAAAGAACTAACCAATGTAAATGTTGAACAATTTTATATTCGCGTTAAAGAACATGAAAAATTTGATACAATGACACGTTTAATGGATGTCGATCAACCAGAATTATCCATTGTCTTTGGACGAACAAAACGACGTGTTGATGAATTAACAAGAGGTCTAAAGATTCGTGGCTTCCGTGCAGAAGGTATTCATGGAGATCTTGACCAAAATAAACGCCTACGCGTTATTCGTGATTTTAAAAATGATCAAATTGATATTTTAGTTGCTACAGATGTTGCGGCGCGTGGTCTTGATATTTCAGGAGTGACACACGTCTACAACTATGATATTCCACAAGATCCTGAAAGCTATGTCCATCGAATTGGACGTACTGGTCGTGCTGGAAAGTCAGGACAGTCAATTACATTTGTTTCCCCAAATGAAATGGGTTATTTAAACATCATTGAGAAATTAACCAAGAAACAAATGAAAGGCTTAAAACCGGCAACTGCACAAGAAGCTTTTGAAGCTAAGAAAAAAGTTGCACTTAAAAAAATCGAAAAAGATTTTGCTGATCAAGCCATTAGAGAAAACTTTGAGAAATTTAAAGGTGATGCTGTCAAATTAGCTTCTGAATTTTCACCAGAAGAATTAGCACTATATGTTTTAAGTCTTACTGTGCAAGATCCAGATATGATGCCAGAAGTTGAGATTGCCCGTGAAAAACCACTACCATTTAAACCTTCAGGGAAAAATGGCTTTGGTTCAAAAGGTAAAGGTGGACGTGGTAACAGAGATCGCAGACGAAATGGTCGTGACAATGATCGTAAACGTGGTGGTTATAAAGGAGATCGTCGCGATGAGAGATCAAATGGGAAGCGAGATTTCAAACGAACATCATCAAAAAATCGCAAAGATTTCGAACATAAAGATAATAAACGCCCACATAGAACTTCAAGTGAAAAGAAAAACGGCTTTGTTATTCGAAACAAAGGTGAAAGATAA